In a genomic window of Aeromonas veronii:
- the gshA gene encoding glutamate--cysteine ligase: MTTTSLSLTELLNALGSPERRTALKGIRRGIERECLRITPDGRLAQSDHPQALGSALTHPNITTDYSESLLEFITPATDSIDSLMEQLGDIHHHVIQHLGDERIWPLSMPCFVGGEESIRLAQYGSSNIGKMKTLYRQGLKHRYGSLMQVIAGVHFNFSMPDSFWSEWQDLVCEGCCSQRFISDKYMGLIRNVYRFGWLVPYLFGASPAICESFLKGRKSNLPFEKTGKGTLYLPYATALRLSDLGYTNSSQAGLKISHDSLPAYVSSLRRAINTHDPEFAKIGVKVNGEYRQLNDNVLQLENELYAPIRPKRTPRSGEKPSDALDQRGIEYIELRTVDVNPFTPLGIDADQIRFFDLFLVWCLLRPSPVLSDEEIARNRRNQNKVVLEGRRPGLTLEDEQGNAIGLKEYGLKLFDELAQVAELLDRCCGRNHYRETLAMHREKLLNPELTYSARMLKELLESGKDNGCYGDKLATRYREALLAGELQYWDEAYFAGEAKDSLAKQRERERSDSLSFDDFLADYFGTRTTTV; this comes from the coding sequence ATGACTACAACAAGCTTGTCGCTCACCGAGTTGCTGAATGCGTTGGGATCACCGGAGCGCCGCACCGCGCTCAAGGGGATCCGGCGCGGGATCGAACGTGAATGCCTGCGCATCACGCCGGATGGCCGACTCGCCCAGAGCGACCATCCCCAGGCGCTGGGCTCGGCCCTGACCCATCCCAATATCACTACCGACTACTCGGAGAGCCTGCTGGAGTTCATCACCCCGGCCACCGACTCCATCGACAGCCTGATGGAGCAGCTCGGCGACATCCATCACCATGTGATTCAGCATCTGGGGGACGAGCGGATTTGGCCGCTCTCCATGCCCTGCTTCGTTGGCGGGGAAGAGAGCATCCGGCTGGCCCAGTACGGCAGCTCCAACATCGGCAAGATGAAGACCCTCTACCGTCAGGGCTTGAAGCACCGCTACGGCAGCCTGATGCAGGTGATCGCCGGGGTGCACTTCAACTTCTCCATGCCCGACAGCTTCTGGAGCGAGTGGCAGGATCTGGTGTGCGAAGGGTGCTGCAGCCAGCGCTTTATCTCCGATAAATACATGGGGCTTATTCGCAACGTCTACCGCTTCGGCTGGCTGGTGCCCTATCTGTTCGGTGCCTCGCCGGCCATCTGCGAATCCTTCCTCAAAGGGCGCAAGAGCAACCTGCCGTTCGAGAAGACCGGCAAGGGCACTCTCTATCTGCCTTACGCCACCGCGCTGCGTCTCTCCGATCTCGGTTACACCAACAGTTCCCAGGCGGGGCTCAAGATCAGCCACGACAGCCTGCCAGCCTATGTCAGCAGCCTGCGCCGCGCCATCAACACCCATGACCCCGAGTTCGCCAAGATCGGGGTCAAGGTGAATGGCGAGTACCGTCAGCTCAACGACAATGTGTTGCAGCTGGAGAACGAGCTCTACGCCCCGATCCGGCCCAAGCGCACCCCGCGCAGCGGCGAGAAGCCCTCGGATGCGCTGGATCAGCGCGGCATCGAATACATCGAGCTGCGCACCGTGGACGTCAACCCCTTCACCCCGCTCGGTATCGATGCGGATCAGATCCGCTTCTTCGATCTGTTCCTGGTCTGGTGCTTGTTGCGCCCCTCTCCGGTGCTGAGTGACGAGGAGATTGCCCGCAACCGCCGCAACCAGAACAAGGTGGTGCTGGAAGGCCGTCGTCCCGGCCTGACGCTTGAAGATGAGCAGGGTAATGCCATTGGCCTCAAAGAGTACGGCCTCAAGCTGTTCGACGAGCTGGCTCAGGTGGCCGAGCTGCTGGATCGCTGCTGCGGCCGCAACCACTACCGTGAGACGCTGGCGATGCACCGCGAGAAGCTGCTCAACCCCGAACTCACCTATTCCGCCCGCATGCTCAAGGAGTTGCTGGAGAGTGGCAAGGACAACGGCTGCTATGGCGACAAGCTGGCGACCCGCTATCGCGAGGCGCTGCTGGCAGGGGAGCTGCAGTATTGGGATGAGGCCTACTTTGCCGGTGAGGCGAAGGATTCGCTGGCCAAGCAACGGGAGCGCGAGCGCAGCGACAGCCTGTCGTTTGACGACTTTCTGGCTGACTACTTCGGAACCCGCACCACTACCGTCTGA
- the rimI gene encoding ribosomal protein S18-alanine N-acetyltransferase has protein sequence MPEFRPLLESDFDLVYPIEQAAHKEPWSQANLLSCFGPRYLNGLMLIDGRPAGFYISDLVAGDSSLMNICVHPAFQGKGLGRALLQAYLARSKQAGAEAWFLEVRAGNQTAINLYESTGFAEYCRRADYYGTGNDREDAVLMSRLFDFG, from the coding sequence ATGCCTGAGTTTCGCCCCCTGCTCGAGAGCGATTTCGACCTTGTCTACCCCATCGAACAAGCCGCACACAAGGAGCCGTGGAGTCAGGCCAACCTGCTCTCCTGCTTCGGCCCTCGCTATCTCAACGGCTTGATGCTGATCGACGGCCGCCCGGCGGGCTTCTATATCTCGGATCTGGTGGCCGGTGACAGCTCGCTGATGAACATCTGCGTGCATCCGGCGTTTCAGGGCAAGGGGTTGGGACGGGCGCTGTTGCAGGCCTATCTGGCGCGCAGCAAACAAGCGGGCGCAGAGGCCTGGTTTCTCGAGGTGCGGGCCGGTAACCAAACCGCCATCAACCTCTACGAGAGCACCGGTTTTGCCGAGTATTGCCGCCGCGCCGACTACTACGGCACCGGCAATGACCGGGAAGATGCGGTGCTGATGTCGCGGCTGTTCGATTTCGGTTGA
- a CDS encoding insulinase family protein, giving the protein MNKVIPLTILLGLTLPVLAAPTLIAEQGKEEGKLAIPYQMYKLDNGLTVILTPDRSDPLVHLDVTYHVGSSRETVGKSGFAHFFEHMMFQGSKHVGDQEHMRIINEAGGDMNGTTNKDRTNYYETVPANQLEKVLWLEADRMGFLLDAVSQKKFEIQRATVKNERAQRVDNQPYGLVSEKVGEALYPRTHPYSWQPIGYVEDLDRVDVNDLKQFFLRWYGPNNATLTLGGDFDSKQALEWIEQYFGAIPRGPDVAEPTPKPVTLPETRYVTLQDKVHLPLLYISYPTVSLGDPQEPALDMFADVLGGSASSMLYQSLVKTGKAIDVGASHYCEELACTLTVYAYPNPSQDGSLKTLKGEVDKVIGEFAQRGLKPEDLEKAIAKYRASAIWGLDSVSGKVSQLAMGQVFTQDPNYVFKTLDAIGKVTPEQVKAAYDQFIAGKPAVVLSVVPKGKTEWQVATPNFTPAKRELPDYSKHDEALAERPVKDKFDRSVQPKASEAVSVKVPAIWHGKLDKNIEIIGTKSDEIPAVSIMIALPGGIRAEDKGQLGLANLTAAMMGQGTVRLTEAQLSDELQKLGSSIDVSSAQYNNLITVSSLADKLPQTLALVREVLERPGMREADFERVKAQLLQGMQQAQQQPEWLAGQAFRELVYGKQNRLGQSTDGVAADVAKLTLADVKHFYQAYYNPTNAKVVVVGDVGQQQIEEQLGFLTEWKGATLTLGDLKLKGEQAKPGIYLVDKPGAPQSVIRIGRRAMPFDTTGDYFTAGLMNFNLGGNFNSRINLNLREEKGYTYGASSGFSANREVGNFATGANVRADATVDAIRQFLKEMDNYRKSGPTPVELAYMRSAVSQQDALSYETLGQKAGFLLQMVMYDLKPDYVQAQNNLIKTVSPEALKASAARWLNPADMVIVVVGDKQKLEKPLQELHLPIYPLQLP; this is encoded by the coding sequence GTGAACAAAGTCATACCTTTAACGATTCTGCTTGGCCTCACCCTGCCGGTGCTGGCGGCACCGACCCTGATCGCCGAACAGGGCAAGGAGGAGGGCAAGCTCGCCATCCCCTATCAGATGTACAAGCTGGACAACGGCCTGACCGTGATCCTGACCCCCGACCGCTCCGATCCGCTGGTGCACCTCGATGTGACTTATCACGTCGGTTCATCCCGCGAGACGGTCGGCAAGTCCGGGTTCGCCCACTTCTTCGAGCACATGATGTTCCAGGGCTCGAAACACGTCGGTGATCAGGAGCATATGCGGATCATCAACGAGGCCGGTGGTGACATGAACGGCACCACCAACAAGGATCGCACCAACTACTACGAAACCGTGCCGGCCAACCAGCTGGAAAAAGTGCTCTGGCTGGAGGCGGATCGCATGGGTTTCCTGCTCGATGCGGTGAGCCAGAAGAAGTTCGAGATCCAGCGCGCCACCGTCAAGAACGAGCGGGCCCAGCGGGTCGATAACCAGCCCTACGGCTTGGTGAGTGAGAAGGTGGGGGAGGCGCTCTATCCGCGCACCCATCCCTACTCCTGGCAGCCCATCGGCTATGTGGAAGATCTCGACCGGGTCGATGTGAACGATCTCAAGCAGTTCTTCCTGCGCTGGTATGGCCCTAACAACGCCACCCTGACTCTGGGCGGCGACTTTGACAGCAAGCAGGCCCTCGAATGGATCGAGCAGTACTTCGGCGCCATTCCGCGCGGCCCGGATGTGGCCGAGCCGACGCCAAAGCCGGTGACTCTGCCCGAGACCCGCTACGTGACGTTGCAGGACAAGGTACACCTGCCGCTGCTCTATATCAGCTACCCCACCGTCTCCCTTGGCGATCCGCAGGAGCCTGCGCTCGACATGTTTGCCGACGTGCTGGGCGGTTCCGCCAGCTCCATGCTCTACCAGTCGCTGGTGAAAACCGGCAAGGCGATCGATGTGGGGGCGTCCCACTACTGCGAAGAGCTGGCCTGTACCCTGACCGTCTACGCCTACCCCAATCCGTCGCAGGATGGCAGCCTCAAGACCCTCAAGGGGGAGGTGGACAAGGTGATCGGCGAGTTCGCCCAGCGCGGCCTCAAGCCGGAAGATCTGGAGAAGGCGATCGCCAAGTACCGCGCCTCCGCCATCTGGGGTCTGGACAGCGTCTCCGGCAAGGTGAGCCAGCTCGCCATGGGTCAGGTGTTTACCCAGGATCCCAACTATGTGTTCAAGACCCTCGATGCCATCGGCAAGGTGACACCGGAGCAGGTGAAGGCCGCCTACGACCAGTTTATCGCCGGCAAGCCGGCGGTGGTGCTAAGCGTGGTGCCCAAGGGCAAGACCGAGTGGCAGGTTGCCACCCCGAACTTTACCCCCGCCAAGCGCGAGCTGCCGGATTACAGTAAGCATGACGAAGCGCTGGCCGAGCGACCGGTAAAAGACAAGTTCGATCGCAGCGTGCAGCCCAAGGCGAGCGAGGCGGTGAGCGTCAAGGTGCCCGCCATCTGGCACGGCAAGCTCGACAAGAACATCGAGATTATCGGTACCAAGAGTGACGAGATCCCCGCCGTCTCCATCATGATCGCCCTGCCGGGCGGCATTCGTGCCGAAGATAAGGGGCAACTGGGGCTGGCCAATCTGACCGCCGCCATGATGGGGCAGGGCACGGTACGCCTGACCGAGGCCCAGCTTAGCGACGAGCTGCAAAAGCTGGGATCTTCCATCGATGTCTCCAGCGCGCAGTACAACAACCTCATTACCGTCAGCTCGCTGGCGGACAAGTTGCCCCAGACGCTGGCGCTGGTACGCGAGGTGCTGGAGCGCCCGGGCATGCGGGAGGCGGACTTCGAGCGGGTCAAGGCACAGCTGCTGCAAGGGATGCAGCAAGCCCAGCAACAGCCCGAGTGGCTGGCCGGGCAGGCGTTCCGCGAGCTGGTCTACGGCAAGCAGAACCGCCTCGGTCAATCTACCGACGGGGTTGCGGCCGATGTGGCCAAGCTGACCCTGGCGGACGTGAAGCACTTCTATCAGGCCTACTACAACCCCACCAACGCCAAAGTGGTGGTGGTCGGTGATGTGGGCCAGCAGCAGATCGAGGAGCAACTTGGCTTCCTGACCGAGTGGAAGGGGGCCACGCTGACGCTGGGGGATCTCAAGCTCAAGGGTGAGCAGGCCAAGCCGGGCATCTATCTGGTGGACAAGCCGGGGGCGCCCCAGTCGGTGATCCGCATCGGTCGTCGCGCCATGCCGTTCGATACCACGGGGGATTACTTCACCGCCGGGCTGATGAACTTCAACCTGGGTGGCAACTTCAACAGCCGCATCAACCTCAACCTGCGGGAAGAGAAGGGCTACACCTACGGCGCCAGCTCGGGTTTCTCCGCCAACCGCGAGGTGGGCAACTTTGCCACTGGCGCCAATGTGCGGGCCGATGCGACTGTGGATGCCATCCGCCAGTTCCTCAAGGAGATGGACAACTACCGCAAGAGCGGCCCGACGCCGGTGGAGCTGGCCTATATGCGCAGCGCGGTCTCCCAGCAGGATGCCCTCTCCTACGAGACCCTGGGCCAGAAGGCGGGCTTCCTGCTGCAGATGGTGATGTATGACCTGAAACCGGACTATGTGCAGGCCCAGAACAACCTGATCAAAACGGTGTCACCCGAGGCGCTGAAGGCCAGTGCCGCCCGTTGGCTCAATCCGGCCGACATGGTGATCGTGGTGGTGGGGGACAAGCAAAAACTTGAAAAACCCCTGCAGGAGCTTCATCTTCCCATCTATCCGCTGCAGTTGCCGTAA
- a CDS encoding long-chain fatty acid--CoA ligase: MPKLHLVRLMRERIAQLGNKAALRVQQDGQWRAIGWRTLGQAMDYCAQALIRSGHQPTEMVGIYARNMPEWTQADLGILAARGVSVPIYPTSTLDQLRYIVRDANIGILFVGEQHQFDQALQLIESGELRQLVALDGNVNLRGCEQASHFQEFLVSGNHQPSEQGLRERESQYRMDDLLTLIYTSGTTGEPKGVMLDFANIAACFEMHNSRLDLNQQDVSLCMLPLSHVFERVWSFYVLYCGGENVYIRDPQKVMDVIGEVQPTVMCAVPRLYEKAYAMIQAKVAQAPALRRALFGWATRVGKQMVATRQVGKSASPLLYGQLWLAERLVFRKLRARFGGRTRFLPVAGARLADDVNFFFQAMGLNLKYGYGMTETTATVCCYEDSQFKLGSIGTALDGIDVKLGENNELLVRSPTVMRGYYNKPQATAEVMTEDGFLRTGDAGELDSEGNIYFTERLKELMKTSNGKYVAPQLVEGTIGKDRFIEQIAIVADARHFVSALIVPCFESLEEYARSINLQYQCKTELLRHSRVMEFFEARIADLQKELAKFEQVKKFTLLPSAFSMELGELTPTMKLRRKIIEAKYQSEIEAMYNHV, encoded by the coding sequence ATGCCGAAGCTTCATCTGGTTCGACTGATGCGTGAACGTATTGCCCAGCTTGGCAACAAGGCTGCCCTGCGGGTTCAGCAAGATGGCCAGTGGCGTGCCATCGGCTGGCGTACTCTGGGCCAGGCCATGGACTACTGCGCACAGGCGCTGATCCGCAGCGGCCACCAGCCCACCGAAATGGTCGGCATCTATGCCCGCAACATGCCGGAGTGGACCCAGGCCGATCTCGGCATCCTTGCCGCCCGCGGTGTCAGTGTCCCGATTTATCCCACCAGCACCCTCGATCAACTGCGCTATATCGTGCGCGATGCCAACATCGGCATACTGTTTGTCGGTGAACAGCACCAGTTCGACCAGGCACTGCAACTGATTGAAAGCGGCGAGCTCCGCCAGCTCGTCGCCCTCGACGGCAACGTCAATCTACGCGGCTGCGAGCAGGCGAGCCACTTCCAGGAGTTTCTGGTCTCCGGCAACCATCAGCCCAGCGAACAAGGACTGCGGGAGCGCGAGAGCCAGTACCGGATGGACGACTTGCTGACCCTGATCTACACCTCTGGCACCACAGGCGAACCCAAGGGGGTGATGCTCGATTTTGCCAACATTGCCGCCTGTTTCGAGATGCACAACAGCCGCCTCGACCTCAATCAGCAGGATGTGTCGCTCTGCATGCTGCCGCTCAGCCATGTGTTCGAGCGGGTCTGGAGTTTCTACGTGCTCTACTGCGGTGGCGAGAACGTCTATATCCGCGATCCGCAGAAAGTGATGGATGTGATTGGCGAAGTGCAACCGACCGTGATGTGCGCCGTGCCGCGCCTCTACGAGAAGGCCTACGCCATGATCCAGGCCAAGGTGGCTCAGGCTCCTGCCCTGCGTCGCGCCCTGTTTGGCTGGGCGACCAGGGTCGGCAAGCAGATGGTTGCTACCCGTCAGGTGGGCAAGTCCGCCTCCCCGCTGCTCTACGGCCAGCTCTGGCTCGCCGAGCGACTGGTGTTTCGCAAACTGCGCGCCCGCTTTGGTGGCCGCACCCGCTTCCTGCCGGTGGCGGGCGCCCGTCTGGCCGATGACGTGAACTTCTTCTTCCAGGCGATGGGGCTTAACCTCAAGTACGGCTACGGCATGACCGAGACCACCGCCACCGTCTGCTGCTACGAGGATAGCCAGTTCAAGCTCGGCTCCATCGGCACAGCACTGGACGGCATCGACGTGAAGCTGGGTGAGAACAATGAGCTGCTGGTGCGCTCCCCCACCGTGATGCGCGGCTACTACAACAAGCCCCAAGCCACTGCCGAAGTGATGACCGAAGATGGCTTCCTGCGTACTGGCGATGCCGGTGAGCTCGATAGCGAAGGCAATATCTACTTCACCGAGCGCCTCAAGGAGCTGATGAAGACCTCCAACGGTAAATACGTGGCGCCGCAACTGGTGGAAGGGACCATCGGCAAGGATCGCTTTATCGAGCAGATCGCCATCGTTGCCGATGCCCGCCACTTCGTCTCGGCGCTGATCGTCCCCTGCTTCGAGTCGCTGGAAGAGTACGCCCGCTCCATCAACCTGCAATACCAGTGCAAGACCGAGCTGCTGCGCCACTCCCGGGTAATGGAGTTCTTCGAGGCCCGCATCGCTGACTTGCAAAAAGAGCTGGCCAAGTTCGAGCAGGTGAAGAAGTTCACCCTGCTGCCGAGCGCCTTCTCCATGGAGCTGGGTGAACTCACCCCCACCATGAAGCTGCGCCGCAAGATCATCGAGGCCAAGTACCAGAGCGAAATCGAGGCCATGTATAACCACGTCTGA
- a CDS encoding DNA polymerase III subunit psi yields MQDPVRQSMLARMGIQSWQLRRPALLGAEPAPELEQHAAQPGQTAPASSAPQPSGKLWLLAPQLPATTLLADICQLLGMTPDEVSLLSELPPADLHRADASPLLWLTEANPERPDALICPLAPSAAQKRALWQQLRPYLAASAA; encoded by the coding sequence ATGCAAGATCCCGTTCGTCAGAGCATGTTGGCCCGCATGGGCATTCAAAGCTGGCAGCTGCGTCGTCCGGCATTGCTGGGCGCAGAACCCGCTCCCGAGCTTGAGCAACATGCCGCGCAGCCCGGCCAGACGGCCCCGGCCAGCAGCGCCCCACAGCCCAGCGGCAAACTCTGGCTACTGGCGCCGCAGCTGCCTGCCACCACGCTGCTGGCGGATATCTGCCAGTTGCTCGGCATGACGCCCGACGAGGTCTCACTGCTCAGCGAGCTGCCACCCGCCGACCTGCACAGGGCGGACGCCTCACCGCTGCTCTGGCTGACCGAGGCCAACCCCGAGCGGCCGGATGCGCTGATCTGCCCGCTAGCCCCCAGCGCCGCACAAAAGCGCGCCCTGTGGCAACAACTGCGCCCATACCTTGCGGCCAGCGCGGCGTAA
- a CDS encoding VTT domain-containing protein, whose product MNELMQMGLGWLFLSAFTSATLLPGSSEVLLGAMAAKGGWSMASLLLWATLGNTLGSMTTWWLGWLATFKKKPEDFQGRGEQKALGWLKQHGHWCLLLAWTPVVGDGLCLLAGWLRLSFWRSLILIGLGKLFRYALVFLLASHIF is encoded by the coding sequence ATGAATGAGTTGATGCAAATGGGGCTGGGGTGGCTCTTTTTAAGCGCATTCACCTCCGCCACTCTGCTGCCCGGCAGCTCCGAAGTGCTGCTGGGGGCCATGGCAGCCAAGGGGGGGTGGAGCATGGCAAGCCTGCTGCTGTGGGCGACGCTGGGCAATACCCTCGGCTCCATGACCACCTGGTGGCTCGGCTGGCTCGCCACCTTCAAGAAAAAACCGGAAGATTTTCAAGGCCGTGGGGAACAAAAAGCCTTAGGCTGGCTCAAACAACACGGTCATTGGTGTCTGCTGCTTGCCTGGACGCCGGTGGTCGGTGATGGTCTCTGTCTGTTGGCCGGTTGGCTGCGCCTCTCCTTCTGGCGCTCTCTCATTTTGATCGGGCTCGGCAAATTGTTCCGTTATGCCCTGGTTTTTCTGCTGGCCAGTCACATTTTCTAG
- a CDS encoding NADP-dependent oxidoreductase: MTQLQITAFGDPSVLRLNPSLDKVPADGEVRVRICFAGVNPIDAKTRAGLGWAAAQNKDKLPWTPGYDVAGVVERVGPGVASLAEGDRVCGMVGFPLAAGGYGESVVASERELVKLDGVSLQQGAALPLAGLTAWQGLLEHGALQRGQRVLILAGAGGVGHLAVQFASAYGAEVVATASSDNHGFLHALGARWMVDYHDANWPARVVAEAGQVDLVLDLMGGESGKAALACVKPGGRLVTVPTITAQLIKDAGAAAGIEVIGMLVHPDQQQLGQMLMLLRQGEVKVTLAGEFALAEGALAHQAIEGSHVRGKLLLRMPAADSYPG, translated from the coding sequence ATGACGCAACTACAGATTACCGCATTCGGTGACCCCTCGGTACTCAGGCTCAACCCTTCTCTCGATAAGGTGCCAGCCGATGGCGAAGTGCGGGTGCGCATCTGCTTTGCGGGGGTCAATCCCATCGATGCCAAGACCCGCGCTGGCCTTGGTTGGGCGGCGGCACAAAACAAGGACAAGCTGCCCTGGACGCCGGGTTATGACGTGGCGGGCGTGGTGGAGAGAGTGGGCCCCGGCGTAGCCTCGCTGGCCGAGGGGGATCGGGTGTGTGGCATGGTCGGTTTTCCCCTTGCTGCCGGTGGCTACGGCGAGTCTGTGGTGGCAAGCGAGCGCGAGCTGGTCAAGCTCGACGGGGTGAGCCTCCAGCAGGGGGCGGCGCTGCCGCTGGCCGGTCTCACTGCCTGGCAGGGGCTGCTTGAGCACGGCGCCCTCCAGCGCGGTCAGCGGGTCTTGATCCTCGCAGGAGCTGGCGGTGTCGGCCATCTGGCGGTGCAGTTTGCCAGCGCCTATGGCGCCGAGGTGGTGGCCACCGCCAGCTCGGACAACCATGGCTTCCTGCACGCTCTGGGGGCGCGCTGGATGGTGGATTACCATGATGCGAACTGGCCAGCACGGGTGGTGGCAGAGGCCGGTCAGGTCGATCTGGTGCTGGATCTGATGGGCGGCGAGAGTGGCAAGGCGGCGCTGGCCTGCGTCAAACCGGGTGGCCGTCTGGTGACTGTGCCTACCATTACCGCCCAGCTGATCAAGGATGCAGGGGCCGCGGCGGGGATCGAGGTGATCGGCATGCTGGTGCATCCTGACCAGCAGCAGCTGGGCCAGATGTTGATGCTGCTGCGTCAGGGGGAGGTGAAGGTCACCCTCGCCGGTGAGTTCGCTCTGGCCGAGGGGGCGCTGGCCCATCAGGCCATCGAAGGGAGCCATGTGCGCGGCAAGCTGCTGCTGCGGATGCCTGCGGCCGATAGCTATCCCGGATGA
- a CDS encoding DUF3763 domain-containing protein encodes MSPLAQAQNPARLIPIQERLPRLLAALGEGLYERQDALRLGLLAALSGESVFLLGPPGIAKSLIARRLKLAFHDARHFEYLMTRFSTPEEVFGPLSIQALKEDGKYLRLTAGYLPEAEVVFLDEIWKAGPAILNTLLTAINERQFRNGDSQHPIPMRLLVTASNELPAPDSGLEALYDRMLVRIWMDRVQEKANFQSMLASDGHAHQNLPESLQIRGDEYEQWQSQIEQVRLPDACFELIYQLRQQLDSQLAHRCYVSDRRWKKAVRLIKASAFFNGRDEVAPLDLLLFKDCLWHDEESRTTLMEMMTEFSRLYGYQQLALTRQLLALRDQFKQLKQSVAQRLCTKARQRKQWFGRRARGIEIPLANARPFGKQVHFHLLTPAPLDGSDPERLTRTLVFDRTLLSHWHPTGEALVGYEFGNPKEGHYELVLDDELRLQVLDIQRQQIPLVLMERNAIPEVVLEPWLQALDEQLVQAGKVMQELKQQRSLFERHQQHLFIGQRWLQQVEDSFFVLNRDLELLRSELTQWRERLPRLDE; translated from the coding sequence ATGTCGCCTTTAGCTCAAGCCCAGAACCCTGCGCGTCTTATTCCTATCCAGGAGCGGCTGCCCCGTCTGCTGGCCGCTCTGGGCGAGGGGCTCTATGAACGGCAGGATGCCCTGCGCCTCGGTCTGCTGGCTGCCCTCAGCGGCGAGAGCGTCTTCTTGCTGGGGCCACCCGGTATCGCCAAGAGTCTGATCGCCCGTCGCCTCAAGCTGGCCTTTCACGACGCCCGCCACTTTGAATACCTGATGACCCGTTTCAGCACGCCGGAGGAGGTGTTCGGCCCCCTCTCCATTCAGGCGTTGAAAGAGGATGGCAAATACCTGCGCCTCACCGCCGGTTATCTGCCGGAGGCCGAAGTGGTGTTTCTCGACGAGATCTGGAAGGCGGGCCCCGCCATCCTCAATACCCTGCTTACTGCCATCAACGAGCGGCAGTTTCGCAACGGCGACAGCCAGCACCCCATCCCGATGCGTTTGCTGGTGACCGCTTCCAACGAGCTGCCCGCGCCGGATAGCGGGCTGGAAGCGCTCTACGACCGGATGCTGGTGCGGATCTGGATGGATCGGGTGCAGGAGAAAGCCAACTTTCAATCCATGCTGGCCAGCGATGGCCATGCCCACCAGAACCTGCCTGAATCCCTGCAGATCCGGGGGGATGAGTACGAGCAGTGGCAGAGCCAGATTGAGCAGGTGCGCCTGCCGGATGCCTGTTTCGAGCTCATCTATCAGCTGCGCCAGCAGCTCGACAGCCAGCTGGCCCATCGCTGCTATGTGTCGGATCGCCGCTGGAAGAAGGCGGTACGGCTTATCAAGGCCAGTGCCTTCTTCAATGGCCGCGATGAGGTGGCCCCTCTCGATTTGCTGCTGTTCAAGGATTGCCTCTGGCATGACGAGGAGTCCCGTACCACGCTGATGGAGATGATGACCGAGTTCTCCCGTCTCTATGGCTATCAGCAACTGGCGCTGACCCGCCAGCTGTTGGCGCTTAGGGATCAGTTCAAACAGCTGAAACAGAGCGTGGCTCAGCGGCTCTGCACCAAGGCGCGGCAACGCAAGCAGTGGTTTGGCCGCCGTGCTCGGGGCATCGAGATCCCGCTCGCCAATGCCAGACCTTTTGGCAAGCAAGTGCACTTCCATCTGCTCACCCCGGCGCCGCTGGATGGCAGCGATCCCGAGCGTCTCACCCGCACACTGGTGTTCGATCGAACTCTGCTCTCCCACTGGCATCCGACCGGTGAGGCGCTGGTGGGTTATGAGTTCGGCAACCCGAAAGAGGGGCATTACGAGCTGGTGCTGGACGATGAGCTGCGGCTGCAGGTGCTCGATATCCAGCGCCAGCAGATCCCGCTGGTGTTGATGGAGCGCAACGCCATCCCCGAGGTGGTGCTGGAGCCCTGGTTGCAGGCGCTCGATGAACAACTGGTTCAGGCCGGCAAGGTGATGCAGGAGCTCAAGCAGCAGCGCAGCCTATTCGAGCGTCATCAGCAACACCTGTTTATCGGCCAGCGCTGGTTGCAGCAGGTGGAAGACAGCTTCTTCGTGCTGAACCGGGACCTCGAACTGCTGCGCAGCGAGCTGACGCAGTGGCGCGAGCGACTGCCAAGGCTGGACGAGTAA